In Streptomyces sp. NBC_00341, the DNA window CTCCGGCTCGTGATCATGCCGGTGCTGCTGGGCGGCGGGAAGTCGATCTTCCCGGCGGACGGCGGACTGCGCACCCTCGAACTGGTCTCGGCCGTCACCAGCCCCGCGGGCGTCCAGGTGTGCACGTACCGTCCGGCGCCGTAGGGGGAGCGGCCGGGCCTGTCCGGGAGTCCCGGCCGGCGACGGCGTGTTCAGCCGCGGACGGGCAACTGCCGGGCGAAGCGGCGGACGGCGCCGGTGAAGGCGTCCGGGTCGTCGAAGTTCGCGAGGTGCCCGGCCCGAGGGATCAGTTCGACGCGGGCGTTCGGATGCGCGCGGGCGAACTCCCTCTCGCCGGACCGGAAGACGGTGTCCTTCTCGCCGTTCAGGATGAGCACCGGGGCGTCCACATGGCGCATCGCGTCCGCGTCGAAACGGCCCAGCACATCGCCCCAGGCCGCCGGCAGAGTGTGGAAGGCGTAACCGGCGCTGATGGTCGCGGCCACCACGTCGGCGGGGTAGCGCCGACGCAGCAGCCGGTCGTTCCACTGGGTCAGTCTCTCCGTCGGCAGCCGGGGGACGAGCCCGGCGGCCCACCGGTAGGGCGTGGCCCACGCGCCCCGGGTCGAGGCGCTGGCCCCCGCGAGGACCAGCCCACGCAGCAGCTCGGGGCGGCGCCGCGCGAACTCCAGCGCCGTATAGCCGCCGAGCGAGTGCCCGACGACCAGAGCCGGCCCGTGGCCGAGCGAGTCCACTGCCGAGGCGATGATCTCTGTCGCCGCGTCCGGACTCCACGGCTGGGCGGAGCGGGAGCCGTGGCCCGGCAGGTCGACAGCGGCTGCCGGGAATTCCGTACCGAGCGCGGCCAGTTGCGGACTCCACTGCCCCGCGCTGAACCGGGTGCCGTGCACGAAGACGATGGGTGGTGGGCCGGCCGACGTCATGTCTTCTCCGGAACATCGCTCTGTGCGCGCAGGGCCTCGATACCCACGCCGACCATCGTAGGCACACAATCAGCGGTTGTGTGCCGTCCCCGCCGGTTGTTTGCTCTCACCGCCCCTCGGTCGCTTTGATGCCTGGTGGCCGGCGTAGGGCTGTCCGGACCGGCGGGAGGCATGTGGGGCATGGCGGGCAGACGGAAGCTGGGGCGTCGGTTCGGGTGGCTGTGGGCGGCGTACGCGGTCAGTTCGTACGGCACCGGGCTCGGGTTCGGCGCGTTGCCGCTGATCGCGGTGCTCGTCCTGCACAGCGGGCCGACCCAGGTCGCGGCGCTGGCCGCCGCCGGGCGGGCGGTGGGGGCGCTGGTCGCGGTGCCGCTCGGCCCCTGGGTGGAGTTCCGGCACAAGCGGCCGGTGATGATCGCGATGGACCTGATCCGGTTCGCGGCGCTGATGAGCATTCCCGCCGCGTTCGCGCTCGGTCTGCTCGGCTTCGTCCAGCTCCTGCTCGTCTCGGTCGTCGTCGCGGCGGCCGACATCGCCTTCAAGGCGGCGAGCGGTGCCTA includes these proteins:
- a CDS encoding alpha/beta fold hydrolase translates to MTSAGPPPIVFVHGTRFSAGQWSPQLAALGTEFPAAAVDLPGHGSRSAQPWSPDAATEIIASAVDSLGHGPALVVGHSLGGYTALEFARRRPELLRGLVLAGASASTRGAWATPYRWAAGLVPRLPTERLTQWNDRLLRRRYPADVVAATISAGYAFHTLPAAWGDVLGRFDADAMRHVDAPVLILNGEKDTVFRSGEREFARAHPNARVELIPRAGHLANFDDPDAFTGAVRRFARQLPVRG